From Nocardia sp. XZ_19_385, the proteins below share one genomic window:
- a CDS encoding putative glycolipid-binding domain-containing protein, which translates to MLTWRAHNATRMESVRVTLNGNRIRAAGRMIGGACDEHPAFSASYDLVTDESGVTKRLSLRTTTPAGERHASLARDEENYWLVDAGGSHVRSTFAGALDVDVVLSPFFNTLPIRRFGLQNAVQDVQVPVVYVRLPDLLVQEASLTYSSGPNGINVLSPVSSATVTVDADGFVLDYPGLAERI; encoded by the coding sequence ATGCTCACGTGGCGCGCGCACAACGCGACGCGGATGGAGTCGGTGCGCGTGACCCTCAACGGCAACCGCATCCGGGCCGCCGGGCGCATGATCGGCGGCGCGTGCGACGAGCATCCCGCGTTCAGCGCCTCCTATGACCTGGTCACCGACGAGAGCGGCGTCACCAAGCGGCTCTCGCTGCGCACCACCACCCCGGCCGGTGAACGGCACGCCTCGCTCGCTCGCGACGAGGAGAACTACTGGCTGGTCGACGCGGGCGGCAGCCATGTGCGCTCCACCTTCGCCGGTGCGCTGGACGTCGACGTGGTGCTGAGCCCGTTCTTCAACACGCTGCCGATCCGCCGCTTCGGTTTGCAGAACGCCGTGCAGGACGTGCAGGTCCCGGTCGTCTATGTGCGATTGCCGGATCTCTTGGTCCAGGAAGCCAGCCTCACCTACAGCAGCGGGCCCAACGGCATCAACGTGCTGTCCCCGGTCTCCAGCGCCACCGTCACGGTCGACGCCGACGGTTTCGTCCTCGACTATCCCGGTCTCGCCGAACGCATCTGA